The following are encoded in a window of Magnolia sinica isolate HGM2019 chromosome 11, MsV1, whole genome shotgun sequence genomic DNA:
- the LOC131218429 gene encoding UDP-glycosyltransferase 83A1-like codes for MAMGTLPHALVIPYPAQGHVIPLMELSHCLLDHGFMITFVNTEFNHSRMVASLQKTGGDNERIRLVAIPDGLAPGEDRNEVGKLCDSALSFMPSALEELIGRIDKSNDGNITCVIADASMAWALEVGRKMGIRGAALWPASVGLLAQIFNIPKLIEDSIIDANGYPSKHQMIKLSPTMPMMNTEHLSWLCINDNNVQQSLFRYANHINRALESADWLLCNSFHEIEQSAFELVPNILPIGPLLAGRRLGRLEGNFWREDSTCLSWLDKQPACSVIYVAFGSFTVFDQCQFQELALGLELSGHPFLWVVRPDLMDGSSDAYPDGFKERVVDRSLIVGWSPQQKVLAHPSIGCFLSHCGWNSTMEGLSNGVPFLCWPYFTDQFLNKAYISDVWKVGLGFIPDGNGIIPREEIKGKLDELLGDDGIRARSSELKEMARKQVGEGGSSLKNFNSFIEAMKLEKGWVY; via the exons ATGGCCATGGGAACGCTACCTCATGCACTGGTCATACCGTACCCAGCTCAAGGCCATGTCATACCCCTCATGGAACTCTCTCACTGCCTGCTCGACCATGGGTTCATGATCACGTTCGTGAACACCGAGTTCAATCATTCCCGAATGGTGGCCTCACTGCAAAAGACGGGTGGTGATAATGAGCGGATACGCCTGGTTGCAATACCAGACGGGCTAGCACCAGGTGAAGACCGGAACGAAGTAGGCAAGTTGTGTGACAGTGCTTTAAGCTTCATGCCCTCTGCCTTAGAAGAGCTGATAGGGAGGATTGACAAGTCCAACGATGGCAACATCACATGCGTCATTGCGGATGCGAGCATGGCATGGGCTTTGGAAGTAGGAAGAAAGATGGGGATCCGAGGAGCCGCTCTTTGGCCCGCATCAGTGGGCCTCTTGGCTCAGATCTTTAACATTCCAAAGCTGATCGAGGACAGTATCATTGATGCCAATG GTTATCCATCCAAACATCAGATGATCAAGCTCTCTCCGACAATGCCCATGATGAACACCGAACACTTATCTTGGCTCTGCATCAATGACAACAACGTGCAGCAGTCCCTCTTCCGATATGCAAACCATATCAACCGAGCTCTCGAATCTGCTGACTGGCTTCTTTGCAACTCATTCCATGAGATTGAACAATCTGCATTTGAATTGGTTCCAAACATCCTGCCAATTGGCCCGCTTCTGGCAGGAAGACGACTTGGACGGCTCGAAGGGAACTTTTGGCGGGAGGACTCCACTTGCCTGAGCTGGCTTGATAAACAACCCGCCTGTTCAGTTATTTATGTGGCCTTCGGCAGCTTCACTGTCTTCGACCAATGTCAGTTCCAAGAGCTAGCACTTGGGCTCGAACTTTCTGGCCATCCATTCCTGTGGGTAGTGCGACCGGACCTCATGGATGGATCATCGGACGCCTACCCAGATGGTTTCAAAGAAAGAGTGGTAGACCGCAGTCTGATTGTAGGCTGGTCACCTCAACAAAAGGTGTTGGCCCACCCTTCAATTGGCTGCTTCTTGAGCCACTGTGGTTGGAACTCGACCATGGAGGGGTTGAGCAATGGAGTTCCTTTCCTCTGCTGGCCTTACTTTACTGACCAATTCCTTAACAAGGCATACATTTCAGATGTTTGGAAGGTTGGCTTAGGATTCATACCAGATGGAAACGGGATCATACCAAGAGAAGAGATAAAGGGAAAACTGGATGAATTGCTTGGTGATGATGGTATAAGAGCAAGATCATCGGAGCTCAAGGAAATGGCTAGAAAGCAGGTCGGCGAAGGAGGATCGTCTTTGAAGAATTTCAACAGTTTCATTGAAGCAATGAAGTTAGAGAAGGGATGGGTTTATTAG